From a single Brassica napus cultivar Da-Ae chromosome C9, Da-Ae, whole genome shotgun sequence genomic region:
- the LOC106435070 gene encoding uncharacterized protein LOC106435070, whose amino-acid sequence MNIALKVHKVWEAIEEEAIEGEENDMAMALLFQSIPKVLVLQVGELSTAKKVWEAIKTRHVGAERVKDARLQTLMADFDRLKIKETESIDDFGGKLSEIASKSAALGVNIEEPKLVKKLLTSLPRRKYIHIVASIEQVLDLNNTSFEDIMVRMKAYEERVRDEEEPQEEQNKLTYATSEPQATQCNHDYNRDNRDYNRYHRGRGRGRSYYRGRGRGRYYGDRDASKVVCYHCDKLGHYVSDCPDRILKLQEAHETNNSDTQDADELMMHDVVYLNEKNFVPEKYETCMDAEDI is encoded by the coding sequence ATGAATATCGCACTTAAGGTACACAAGGTTTGGGAGGCGatcgaagaagaagcaatcgaaGGAGAAGAGAATGACATGGCAATGGCAttattgtttcaatccataccGAAAGTTTTGGTTCTCCAAGTTGGCGAGCTAAGCACCGCCAAGAAGGTGTGGGAGGCGATCAAAACTCGACATGTAGGAGCTGAAAGAGTTAAGGATGCACGGTTGCAAACATTGATGGCTGATTTTGATCGCttaaagataaaagaaacaGAGTCAATCGATGATTTTGGAGGAAAATTGTCTGAGATTGCATCAAAGTCTGCAGCCCTAGGAGTCAACATAGAAGAGCCAAAGTTAGTCAAGAAACTTCTAACCAGTCTACCACGGAGGAAGTATATTCACATTGTGGCTTCTATTGAGCAAGTACTAGACCTAAATAATACAAGTTTTGAAGATATCATGGTTCGTATGAAAGCTTATGAAGAGCGTGTTCGTGATGAAGAGGAACCACAAGAGGAACAAAACAAACTGACGTATGCGACCTCCGAGCCTCAAGCTACGCAATGTAACCATGATTACAACAGAGACAATCGTGATTACAACAGATATCATCGTGGCAGAGGCAGAGGAAGGTCATACTACAGAGGCCGTGGACGAGGACGTTACTATGGAGATAGAGACGCGTCTAAAGTTGTATGCTATCATTGTGACAAGCTAGGACACTATGTTTCGGATTGTCCAGACCGTATCCTTAAGTTGCAGGAGGCCCATGAGACCAATAACAGTGACACTCAGGACGCAGATGAGTTGATGATGCATGATGTTGTCTATCTTAACGAGAAAAACTTTGTACCCGAGAAATACGAGACATGTATGGATGCAGAAGACATATGA